One part of the Macrobrachium nipponense isolate FS-2020 chromosome 38, ASM1510439v2, whole genome shotgun sequence genome encodes these proteins:
- the LOC135209562 gene encoding protein phosphatase 1 regulatory subunit 3B-like, whose product MTTLMMPSDYGVEMFLGSSPVLTSGYLATQPFIHDYPRLQPTPLQTNPLQSTPLHSLWGHHASTTNPQSCSSSSSASSINNNFKNMLENPSSFSCASSYSSGLMSRGSFRRYNSRKSPSKKKEESQLRLQPIKSCLVARQDEVEEGAVSPTRLKKKVVFADDQGHPLTHIRVLTERSDCPPRWTADFLEQVTGGAKAEAVADQWELAFPQPASDYLGMRQKLEKENVSLENVIIQEAENRIIGTVKVRNLSYHKEVSIRYTTDHWTTHEDVQASFVPSTSTSGGSYDIYDNFSFILPLPSSSQADKLEFCVCYQCDHVEYWDNNSNKNYVIVSFRPKKPSNDIGKPEDVYDVSMDSWSEFASWNNLSISDSPYW is encoded by the exons ATGACAACCTTGATGATGCCCAGCGACTACGGCGTGGAGATGTTCCTGGGGTCGTCGCCTGTTCTAACCTCCGGGTACCTGGCCACACAGCCCTTCATCCATGACTACCCCCGCCTTCAGCCCACTCCCTTACAGACTAACCCACTCCAGTCCACGCCACTCCACTCACTCTGGGGACATCACGCTTCCACAACCAACCCGCAGtcatgttcctcctcctcctccgcctcctcgaTCAACAATAACTTCAAAAATATGCTCGAGaacccttcttccttctcctgtgCCTCGTCGTATAGCAGTGGCCTTATGAGCAGAGGCAGTTTCAG GAGGTACAACAGTCGTAAATCGCCTTCcaaaaagaaagaggaatcacAGCTCCGCCTCCAGCCTATTAAATCTTGTCTTGTAGCAAGGCAGGATGAGGTCGAG GAGGGGGCAGTCTCTCCAACTAGGTTAAAGAAGAAGGTTGTATTTGCTGATGACCAGGGTCACCCCCTAACTCATATTCGTGTCCTCACGGAACGATCAGATTGCCCGCCCAGATGGACTGCTGACTTCCTTGAACAG GTAACAGGAGGTGCCaaggcagaggcagtggctgacCAGTGGGAACTCGCCTTCCCTCAGCCAGCCTCCGATTACCTAGGAATGAGGCagaaacttgaaaaagaaaacgTGTCTTTGGAGAACGTGATTATCCAGGAAGCAGAAAACAGAATTATTGGCACTGTTAAG GTCCGTAACCTTTCCTACCACAAGGAGGTCAGTATCAGATACACCACTGACCACTGGACGACTCACGAGGACGTCCAGGCGAGCTTCGTTCCCTCAACAAGCACCTCAGGTGGTTCCTACGACATCTACGACAACTTCTCCTTCATCCTACCCCTTCCCTCCTCCAGCCAGGCGGACAAGCTCGAGTTCTGCGTGTGCTACCAGTGTGACCACGTTGAATATTgggacaacaacagcaacaagaatTACGTCATAGTGTCCTTTAGGCCCAAGAAGCCCTCCAACGACATTGGCAAACCCGAGGACGTCTATGACGTGTCGATGGACTCCTGGAGCGAGTTTGCCTCCTGGAACAACCTGTCCATCTCGGACTCTCCCTACTGGTGA